In the genome of Perca fluviatilis chromosome 4, GENO_Pfluv_1.0, whole genome shotgun sequence, one region contains:
- the trib3 gene encoding tribbles homolog 3 — protein sequence MSMGMAAASTQPCLKRLLDEPQDNFLKCKVARLDQSPPATGLLHCLRPRSPTPKSDQSQSPSRVGSYFLFERCEGEKTYRAVHAHTKQQYTCQVLPLRGYQERLAAYARIGHHDNICSLLDVVIGQDSVYVFLPSHHGDMHAYLRSRKRLGEEEAGHLFTQMLNAVTHCHHHGVVLRDLKLRRFVFTDKYRTRLALLGLNDCVLLEGNHDDDSLTDRHGCPAYVSPELLTNGNRSYSGRAADIWSLGVSLYTMLIGRYPFQDTQPAALFAKIRRGAFSLPDWMSPQAKCLIGCMLRKSPAERLMATELLMHPWLTNPGAPHHNKHKTHQSSHKTLQNKQEDNDQVVPTWTDKH from the exons ATGAGCATGGGCATGGCCGCAGCCAGTACTCAGCCATGTCTGAAGAGGCTACTGGACGAGCCCCAGGACAACTTCCTGAAATGCAAAGTAGCTCGTCTCGATCAGAGTCCTCCCGCCACCGGCCTATTACACTGCCTCAGGCCCAGAAGCCCCACCCCCAAGTCCGACCAGAGCCAATCCCCATCCAGAGTCGGATCATACTTCCTGTTTGAACGCTGCGAGGGGGAGAAAACTTACAGGGCCgtccacgcacacacaaagcagCAGTACACTTGCCAG GTGCTTCCTCTACGTGGTTACCAAGAGCGGTTGGCTGCCTACGCACGCATCGGCCACCATGATAACATCTGCAGCCTGCTGGATGTGGTGATTGGCCAGGACAGCGTATATGTCTTCCTGCCCAGTCACCATGGCGACATGCACGCGTACTTGCGAAGCAGGAAGCGCCTAGGCGAGGAGGAGGCGGGGCATCTGTTCACCCAGATGCTGAACGCTGTGACGCACTGTCATCACCACGGAGTCGTCCTGAGAGACCTGAAGCTCCGCAGGTTCGTCTTCACAGACAAATACAG GACGCGTCTCGCTCTGCTCGGCCTTAACGACTGCGTCCTCCTGGAAGGTAACCATGACGACGACTCTCTGACGGACAGACACGGCTGCCCCGCCTACGTCAGCCCCGAGCTGCTGACCAATGGGAACAGGTCTTATTCGGGCCGTGCCGCAGATATCTGGAGCCTGGGTGTGTCTCTGTACACCATGCTGATTGGACGATATCCGTTTCAGGACACGCAGCCCGCCGCCCTATTCGCCAAGATCCGCCGCGGGGCCTTCAGCCTGCCTGATTGGATGTCACCGCAAGCCAAGTGTCTGATTGGCTGCATGCTGAGGAAGTCGCCCGCAGAGAGACTGATGGCGACGGAGCTGCTCATGCACCCGTGGCTGACCAATCCCGGCGCGCCACATCACAACAAGCACAAAACGCATCAAAGCTCACACAAAACACTACAGAATAAACAAGAGGACAATGACCAGGTGGTGCCAACATGGACAgataaacactaa